The sequence below is a genomic window from Fulvitalea axinellae.
TGATTTCTCCGAAGGCACATTGACATTTTTCGCGCCCAACCAGACCATTTCCCTGCAGAATAGCGCAACGCAGGCAGAAGGCTGGATGCTTTGTTTTCATCCCGATTTGGTATATAATTCCCCCTTTGCAAAGAAACTGGACAGTTACCGTTTCTTCGATTACGATTCAAACGAAGCCTTACACGTTTCGGACGATGAGAAAAGAATTATTGAGGCGTCTTTTAAAAACATCAAACGCGAATACAGCCAAAACATAGACCAACACACCGGCGAACTGATTCTGAGCAACATCGAACTGTTGCTCAACTACTGCAACAGGTTTTACGACCGACAATTCCTAACCCGGAAAAAGGTGAATTCCGATACTGTGGCCAAGTTCGAAAATCTACTTAAAACATATTTCTCGCAAAAAGACCTGATAGAAAAAGGCTTGCCTTCGGTTAAACACTTTGCCGACGAATTAAGCTTTTCGCCAAACTACCTTTCCGATTTACTGACTCGGTACACCGGAAAGTCCACACAGGAACACATCCATCTGCAACTAATCGAAAGAGCGAAATCGGAGCTCTTGGGAAGTGACAAGACAATCGGTGAAATCGCTTATGATCTTGGCTTCGAATACCCTTCGCACTTCACTAAGATATTCAAACACAAAACCGGCGTTTCCCCTAGCCGTTACCGAACCATTCGGGAAATGTAAGCAGGCTATTAGAACAACCTGTGCGTATTGATCATATTAATGAACTTTTCGCGTTGCCCTTTGCTTATTGTCAGCCTGTTCTCACCTACAAACACTTCGTTTCCTTTTACCTTATCCACCTTCTCCACATTCACAATAAAGGAGCGGTGAATGCGCTGAAAAGAGTTTGAGGGGAGAATTTCCTCCAACCGGCTCAACGATTGCAAAGTAATCACCGACTGCGTCTTTGTCACTATTTTCACATATTCCCGCAAGCTCTCGATATACAGGATTTCTTTCAGCACTACCTTAATAATGTTTTTGTCCGATTTCACAAAGAAGTACTCGGCGCCATTCGGACTTAACGGTTCGGCTTCTTTTCTTTCCGCAGTTCGCTTGTCATCGTTTCTGAAACATTCGGGAGCAATAATCTCCAACGCCTTATATATCGCCTTAAAAAAACGGTCAAACTCTACCGGCTTTAACAGGTAATCCACCACGTCGAGCTCGTAGCTCTCCACCGCATAGCTGGAATACGCCGTGATCAGAATCGTCACCGGCGGATTGCGCAACATCCTTAGAAAATCGATTCCCGTAAGGTTGGGCATCTCAATGTCAAGCAAAAGCAGATCGACCTGTTCGCGGTCAATCACCTCTTTCGCCTCGATAATATTCGAGCACTCGCCCACAATTTCAAGAGCCGGGATCTTTCTGATATACGCTCCGACAAGTTCTCTCGAAAGCTTCTCATCGTCTACCAACAGGCATTTTATCTTACGCTGTTCCATCACATTAGCTTTATGCTTAGGCTTACTTTAAACTCCCCGTTTTTCGTATCGATTTGCAACGAGTGTTTATTCGGATAATTCAATTCCAACTGGCGTTTTGAATTCACAATGCCTTCGCCCGTTTCCCTTTCCAAACCGGCGCGGGCCCCATTTCCGCAAGTATTCGCAACCGTAAAAATCAGTTCCTCTTCTTCGACAAAACCCGAAACGCTGATCCATCCCTTGGGATTGGAATCCAAATCAGAGTGTTTAAAAGCGTTTTCCACGAAATTGATCAAAACCAATGGAGCG
It includes:
- a CDS encoding helix-turn-helix domain-containing protein; translation: MAHKNLLSITSLSELNDLLGCPKPKHPLVNLIRIQDFKDCAFPVNTSVNLAFYCVSLKKCTGRLAYGRSYYDFSEGTLTFFAPNQTISLQNSATQAEGWMLCFHPDLVYNSPFAKKLDSYRFFDYDSNEALHVSDDEKRIIEASFKNIKREYSQNIDQHTGELILSNIELLLNYCNRFYDRQFLTRKKVNSDTVAKFENLLKTYFSQKDLIEKGLPSVKHFADELSFSPNYLSDLLTRYTGKSTQEHIHLQLIERAKSELLGSDKTIGEIAYDLGFEYPSHFTKIFKHKTGVSPSRYRTIREM
- a CDS encoding LytTR family DNA-binding domain-containing protein is translated as MEQRKIKCLLVDDEKLSRELVGAYIRKIPALEIVGECSNIIEAKEVIDREQVDLLLLDIEMPNLTGIDFLRMLRNPPVTILITAYSSYAVESYELDVVDYLLKPVEFDRFFKAIYKALEIIAPECFRNDDKRTAERKEAEPLSPNGAEYFFVKSDKNIIKVVLKEILYIESLREYVKIVTKTQSVITLQSLSRLEEILPSNSFQRIHRSFIVNVEKVDKVKGNEVFVGENRLTISKGQREKFINMINTHRLF